In the genome of Gloeotrichia echinulata CP02, one region contains:
- the hisG gene encoding ATP phosphoribosyltransferase, with translation MLTVALPKGELLKNSIRLLQSVGLDFSAFLDAGNRQLQIPDVSGQAKGLLVRGQDVPVYVEYGQAQLGIIGYDVLREKKPQVAQLVDLQFGHCRLSVAVKASSSYKSPLDLPAHGRIASKYVNCAREYFHSLDLPVEIVPLYGSVELGPITGMSEAIVDLVSTGRTLQENGLIEITTLYESTARLIAHPLSYRLNTGNLHKWVEDVRSSV, from the coding sequence ATGTTGACTGTTGCATTGCCAAAAGGGGAACTACTGAAAAATAGCATCCGCCTGTTACAATCTGTAGGATTGGATTTTAGTGCTTTTTTAGATGCAGGAAATCGCCAACTGCAGATTCCTGACGTTAGCGGACAAGCTAAAGGACTGCTTGTACGTGGGCAAGATGTGCCTGTATATGTAGAATATGGTCAGGCACAATTGGGTATTATTGGTTATGATGTGCTGCGGGAGAAAAAGCCGCAGGTTGCACAATTGGTTGATTTGCAATTTGGCCATTGTCGCCTATCTGTAGCCGTAAAAGCATCTAGTTCCTACAAATCGCCTTTAGATTTGCCTGCTCATGGTAGAATTGCTTCTAAATATGTCAATTGCGCTCGTGAATATTTCCACAGTCTGGATTTGCCTGTGGAAATCGTCCCCCTGTATGGTTCAGTAGAACTAGGACCGATTACGGGGATGTCAGAAGCAATCGTGGATTTGGTTTCCACTGGGCGGACGTTGCAAGAAAATGGTTTGATTGAAATTACTACTTTGTATGAAAGCACAGCACGTTTGATTGCTCATCCCCTGAGTTATCGTCTCAATACAGGTAATTTGCACAAATGGGTCGAGGATGTGCGCTCTTCTGTCTAG
- a CDS encoding phosphate-starvation-inducible PsiE family protein, whose product MYKPVEDTSISMYEINRGRIVRSLELIQDLIVISLCIGLFSFMVLQVRDMFLSLLPPLDFHAVTADILFLLILVELFRLLIIYLQEQRISIGVAVEVAIVSVLREVIVKGILETNWSQVLATCAFLLVLGLLLLMRVWLPPTFEGIDPEQEVSKRYKSRIKPEFMSNNRH is encoded by the coding sequence ATGTATAAGCCTGTAGAAGATACCTCAATTTCCATGTACGAAATTAATCGCGGACGCATCGTTCGCAGCTTGGAATTAATCCAAGATTTAATTGTAATTTCCCTGTGTATTGGTTTATTTAGCTTCATGGTGCTGCAGGTGAGAGATATGTTCCTCTCCCTGCTTCCTCCATTGGATTTTCATGCTGTTACCGCCGATATTCTCTTTCTACTGATCTTAGTTGAGTTATTTCGACTGCTGATTATTTACCTCCAAGAACAACGAATATCCATTGGGGTAGCTGTAGAAGTGGCGATTGTTTCGGTTTTACGCGAAGTTATTGTTAAAGGCATACTAGAAACCAATTGGAGTCAAGTTTTAGCCACTTGTGCTTTCTTATTAGTTTTGGGATTACTGCTGCTCATGCGAGTTTGGCTACCCCCGACCTTTGAAGGTATTGATCCAGAACAAGAAGTATCTAAACGCTATAAAAGTCGTATTAAACCGGAATTCATGTCAAACAACCGTCACTAA
- a CDS encoding GAF domain-containing protein: MNPISTNNEAARLEALGEYQILDTEPEEVYDNIVKLAAFICDTPIAFVNFIDEHRHWFKAKVGLEVSEIPRNVESSYLCQEQQGVVVISDSLVEAKADNSVVIGYPDVRFYAGIALKNPQGYMLGTLCVIDTIPRELSQKQMESLEALSRLVMNQLELRRKAITEQQRALSDRQRVEEEMNYPALLHFVTLRER, from the coding sequence ATGAATCCTATATCTACCAATAATGAAGCAGCGCGACTGGAAGCCTTGGGTGAATATCAGATTCTCGACACTGAACCAGAAGAAGTTTACGACAATATAGTAAAATTAGCGGCATTTATTTGTGACACGCCTATCGCCTTCGTCAATTTCATCGATGAACACCGTCACTGGTTTAAAGCCAAGGTCGGTTTGGAGGTATCGGAAATCCCGCGTAATGTTGAGTCATCTTACCTATGCCAAGAGCAACAGGGAGTTGTAGTAATTTCCGATAGCTTAGTTGAAGCAAAAGCTGATAATTCTGTAGTCATTGGCTATCCTGATGTGCGATTTTATGCGGGTATAGCGCTGAAAAACCCGCAAGGATATATGCTGGGAACTCTCTGCGTGATTGACACAATTCCTCGAGAACTGAGTCAAAAACAAATGGAGTCCTTGGAGGCGCTGAGTCGCTTGGTGATGAACCAACTAGAGCTAAGGCGGAAAGCGATTACCGAACAGCAAAGGGCGTTAAGCGATCGCCAGCGGGTGGAAGAGGAAATGAACTACCCCGCCCTACTTCACTTCGTGACGCTACGCGAACGTTGA
- a CDS encoding Uma2 family endonuclease, which translates to MTLAIDQPIQRKPLSFEEFIDHYGGDNRHELIDGEVFDLETTGLHEEVAAFITTKICVQIDGTGLPWFVLQRGLLRPSNKAMTAFRPDVAVVNRDELTKELLWSDQSILTLGSSIKFVAEVVSSNWQNDYARKVEDYAALGIPEYWIADYAGLGGTRHIGKPKQPTLSICVLVDGEYEIQQFRGSQTIVSPTFPQLKLTAEQVLKAGC; encoded by the coding sequence ATGACTCTTGCTATCGACCAACCAATACAACGGAAGCCACTTAGCTTTGAAGAGTTTATCGACCATTATGGTGGCGATAACCGCCATGAATTGATTGATGGAGAGGTATTCGACTTGGAAACAACAGGCTTGCATGAAGAAGTTGCAGCCTTCATCACCACAAAGATTTGTGTGCAGATCGACGGCACTGGCTTGCCTTGGTTTGTCCTTCAGCGAGGACTATTGCGCCCTTCTAACAAGGCTATGACAGCATTTCGACCTGATGTTGCAGTTGTCAATCGAGATGAACTTACCAAAGAACTGCTTTGGTCTGACCAGTCAATCTTGACTCTGGGTAGTTCGATTAAATTTGTGGCGGAAGTTGTGAGTAGCAACTGGCAGAATGATTATGCCCGTAAGGTTGAAGACTACGCGGCTTTAGGCATCCCCGAATATTGGATTGCAGACTACGCAGGACTGGGGGGTACTCGACACATCGGAAAACCCAAACAACCCACCCTTTCTATCTGTGTATTAGTGGATGGGGAGTATGAAATTCAGCAGTTTCGAGGCAGTCAAACCATCGTCTCTCCAACCTTCCCACAGTTGAAACTGACGGCTGAACAAGTTTTGAAGGCTGGTTGTTAG
- a CDS encoding CoA-acylating methylmalonate-semialdehyde dehydrogenase, whose amino-acid sequence MSLMNTIPNYINGQWYASNATEYLDVINPATAEILAQVPLSSASEVNLAVDAAAAAFVTWRRTPTPERVQYLFKLKNLLEENYEDLARTITLECGKTLAESQGEMRRAIENVEVSCGIPMMMQGTNLEDIARGIDEMMIRQPLGVAAVICPFNFPGMIPFWFLPYAIATGNTYIVKPSEKVPLTMQKIFQLLEKTGLPPGVINLVNGAKTSVDAILAHPQIRAISFVGSTPVAKYIYSRAAANGKRVQCQGGAKNPIIVLPDADIEMTTKIAADSAFGCAGQRCLAASIAVTVGEARHSFTEAIAATAKKRVVGNGLEQGVEMGPVIDVRSKTRIEGLIQQGKDEGANLLVDGRNPKITGYENGNFIRPTILQNVNPAGEIARTEIFGPVLSLIHLDSIDQAIALVNQGQYGNMACLFTSSGAAARKFRYEAEAGNIGINIGVAAPMAFFPFSGSKDSFFGDLHGQSNHAVEFFTQTKVVVERWPSSWSRQF is encoded by the coding sequence ATTTCCCTCATGAATACAATCCCCAACTATATCAATGGTCAATGGTATGCATCTAACGCTACAGAATACTTAGATGTGATCAACCCAGCCACAGCAGAAATACTCGCCCAAGTCCCTTTATCATCAGCATCAGAAGTCAATTTAGCCGTAGACGCAGCCGCAGCAGCTTTTGTGACATGGCGTCGCACCCCAACTCCTGAAAGAGTGCAGTATTTATTTAAACTCAAGAATTTGTTAGAAGAAAATTACGAAGATTTAGCACGGACAATTACCCTAGAATGTGGCAAAACTTTGGCTGAATCCCAAGGCGAAATGCGCCGCGCTATTGAAAATGTGGAAGTTTCCTGTGGTATTCCGATGATGATGCAGGGAACTAATCTCGAAGATATTGCTAGGGGTATTGATGAAATGATGATTCGTCAACCTCTGGGTGTAGCGGCGGTAATTTGTCCGTTTAATTTTCCGGGGATGATTCCTTTTTGGTTCTTGCCTTATGCGATCGCCACCGGTAACACTTATATTGTCAAGCCCTCGGAAAAAGTGCCGCTGACGATGCAAAAAATTTTCCAGTTGTTAGAAAAAACTGGTTTACCTCCAGGGGTAATTAATCTAGTAAACGGTGCAAAAACATCTGTCGATGCAATTTTAGCTCATCCCCAAATTCGCGCAATTAGCTTTGTTGGTTCTACACCAGTAGCTAAATATATATATAGTCGAGCAGCCGCAAATGGTAAACGGGTACAATGTCAAGGTGGCGCGAAAAATCCGATTATTGTTTTACCTGATGCAGATATAGAAATGACTACCAAAATTGCTGCTGATAGTGCTTTTGGTTGTGCGGGACAACGTTGTTTAGCTGCGTCTATCGCTGTGACGGTGGGGGAAGCAAGACACAGTTTTACAGAAGCCATAGCCGCAACTGCTAAAAAGCGTGTGGTGGGTAATGGTTTAGAACAAGGCGTGGAAATGGGACCCGTGATTGATGTTCGCAGTAAAACGCGAATTGAGGGGTTAATTCAACAAGGGAAAGATGAAGGTGCAAATTTGTTGGTAGATGGACGAAATCCAAAGATTACTGGTTATGAAAATGGGAATTTTATCCGCCCGACGATTCTGCAAAATGTTAATCCAGCAGGTGAAATCGCCCGCACGGAAATTTTTGGACCAGTGCTGAGTTTAATACATTTAGATAGTATTGATCAGGCGATCGCTCTAGTAAATCAAGGTCAATATGGTAATATGGCTTGTTTATTTACTAGTAGTGGTGCTGCAGCGCGTAAGTTCCGCTATGAAGCGGAGGCTGGTAATATTGGTATTAACATTGGTGTTGCTGCACCGATGGCGTTTTTTCCGTTTAGTGGCTCCAAAGACAGCTTTTTTGGTGATTTACACGGTCAAAGCAAT